The DNA region CGTCATTGTCTCCGGTGATGCGGATTTGGATGATGAGGCAATTTATAACATTGGTCATGCAGCGGCTAAAGTGCTTCTTAGAAATATATCTAACAATGATATTATTGCACTTACTGGCGGATCAACTGTTCATCGAATGATTGAAGCCATACCATCAAGCCCTATAAAGGCGAAGAATGTATATGTTGTACCGGCAAGGGGTAGTCTTGGGAATAATGTGTCATTTCAAGCCAATACTCTAGTGGCGATGCTCGCTGAAAAAATCCACTCAAACTATACGTTGTTAAATATTCCGGATAATCTGAGTCAAAAATCTCTTGAAAGTGTAAGAGAAGAACCGGAGATTCAAGAAACACTGAATAAGCTTATCAAATCCAATATACTTATTTATGGTATTGGGAATGCAAATAAAATGTCGGAACGTAGGAATCTTGGACAGGATATAGTCAAACATCTTTCGGACCATCATGCGACTGCTGAAGCTTTAGGGTATTATTTTAACCAACAAGGTGAAGTGATTTATGCATCTAGATCAATTGGTATAACAATGGATCAAATGACTGAATTAAAATATCCAATAGCGGTGGCTGGAGGTCATAGTAAATCTGATGCAATTTTATCAGTTAAGAAGCTATTAAGTCGTGGATGTGTTATAATGGACGAGGGTGCGGCAAACGGTGTTATAGCACTGTCGAAGCATAAATAGTCAATAAGCTGTTTTACAGCTTTAGATTTATGGTCCTTTAGGGCTCTAAGTCATAGATAAAAACAATAATATATTCTAGGAGGAAACAAAAATGACAAAAATCGCAATTAATGGTTTTGGACGTATCGGTCGTCTTGCATTTAGACAAATGTTCGATGCAGAAGGTTATGAAATCGTAGGTATCAACGACTTAACAGATGCTAAAACATTGGCTCACTTGTTGAAGTATGACTCAGCACAAGGTAGATTTGGTAAAGAAGTTACAGCTACAGAAGATTCAATTATCGTAGAAGGAAAAGAAATCAAGATCTATGCTCAAAGAGATCCTAAAGAACTTCCTTGGGGTGAATTGGATGTTGACGTTGTACTTGAATGTACAGGATTTTTTGCAGATAAAGACAAAGCTTCAGCGCATATTACAGCTGGTGCAAAAAAAGTTGTTATATCAGCACCTGCTACAGGTGATTTGAAAAGCGTTGTTTTTGGTGTTAATGAGAACGTTCTAGATGGTTCAGAAACAGTTGTTTCAGCTGCTTCTTGTACTACAAACTGTTTAGCACCAATGGCAGATACACTAAACAAATTAGCTAAAATTGAAAAAGGTTTCATGACTACAATTCATGCTTATACCAATGACCAAAACACATTAGATGCACCTCATGCAAAAGGTGACTTAAGAAGAGCTAGAGCAGCAGCGGCAAACATCGTACCTAACACAACAGGTGCAGCTAAAGCAATCGGTCTTGTAATTCCTGAGCTTAATGGTGTTCTTGATGGCGCAGCACAACGTGTTCCAGTAATCACAGGTTCATTAACAGAATTAGTATCTGTTGTGAATGGTGAAGTAACAGTAGATCAAGTGAATGCAGCTATGAAAGCAGCAGCTAATGCTTCTTTCGGTTACAACGAAGAGCCTATTGTTTCAACTGATGTAATCGGAATTACTTTTGGTTCATTATTTGATGCAACTCAAACTAAAGTAACACCACTTGGTAATGGTCAATCTCTTGTTAAGACAGTTTCATGGTATGACAATGAGAATTCCTATACTAGCCAAATGGTTAGAGTTATCAAATACTTAGATGAATTAAGCAAGTAATCCTCAATAAGTATAATAGAATTTAATATGATCCATAGATGGGTCCGGTCTTGTAGCTTGACTATGCGGCCGGGCCCATTTTGTTCAATATTAGAAAACAACTAATTTTCTAATATTGAACAAACAATTGAATTCCAAATCATAACCAATATTATATGAAGATTAGAAGGGAGCAATAATTATGTTTAGTAAAAAGACAGTAGAAGATATTCAGGTAGCAGGGAAACAAGTGTTAGTAAGATGTGACTTTAATGTTCCGATCATTGATGGCGCAATAACAGATATTAACAGACTTGAAGGGGCATTGCCTACTATAAATAAGTTAATCAGTGAAGGTGCAAAGGTGATTTTATGCTCTCACTTAGGCAAACCAAAAGGCCCGGATGCAAAATATTCATTAGCACCTGTTGCAACTAAGCTTTCTGAAATGTTAGGTAAAGAAGTTGTTTTTGCAGCGGACGATGAAGTCGTAGGTCCAAAAGCAAAAGCGGCAGTTGAAGCGATGCAAGACGGCGATGTTGTGCTTCTTGAAAACACAAGATTCAGAGCTGAAGAATCTAAAAATGGAGAAGCTTTCTCAAAAGACCTTGCTTCACTAGCACAAATCTTTGTAAACGATGCGTTTGGTACAGCTCATAGAGCCCATTGTTCTAATGTTGGTGTTACTGAGTATATGGAAACCAGTGTTGTTGGCTACTTGATGCAAAAGGAAATCGACTACCTTGGAAACGCCATAGAAAACCCTGAAAGACCTTTCGTTGCTATTTTAGGTGGTGCAAAAGTTTCTGATAAGATTGATGTCATCAACAACCTGCTTGATAAAGTTAATACAATTATTATTGGCGGCGGTATGGCTTATACGTTCTTGAAAGCACTTGGAAATGACGTTGGAAGTTCATTGCTTGAAGGTGACAAATTAAATTATGCCCTTAAAATGATCGATAAGGCTATGGAAAAGAATGTACGTTTCTTACTACCGATTGATCATGTTGTAGCTAAAGAGTTTAAGAATGATACAGAATTTAAGACCGTTCACCGTGGTGGTATTGAAGGTGAGTGGATGGGTCTTGATATCGGTCCTGAAACACAAGCTTTATATGCAGATGCAATCAAAGGCGCTAAAACCGTTATATGGAATGGTCCAATGGGTGTGTTTGAATTCGATAATTTTGCAAATGGTACAAAGGCGATTGCTCAAGCTCTTGCAGATGCAGATTGTATTTCTATTATCGGTGGTGGTGACTCTGCAGCAGCGGTTAACCAACTTGGATTTGGTGAAAGAATGTCTCATATCTCAACAGGCGGTGGTGCTTCCTTAGAATTTTTAGAAGGTAAGGAATTACCTGGTCTTGCAGCAGCTGACAACAAATAGATTTTTTTATGATTATATGGAGGTAATGAAATGCGTAGAATGATTACAGCGGGAAATTGGAAAATGAATAAAACCCCAAAAGAAGCAGTGGCTTTGATTGAGGAATTAATACCACTCGTAAAATCCGAGGATACAGATGTTGTTTTCTGTGTTCCTGCAGTGGATTTAGTAGCTGCAGTTGAAGCGACTAAAGGCACAAACATTGCTATCGGTGCTCAAAATATGCACTTTGAAGACAAAGGTGCTTATACCGGTGAAATAGCAGCGAATATGTTAACTGAAATCGGTGTTAAATATGTTGTCATCGGTCACTCAGAAAGACGTGAATATTTTGCTGAAACCAATGAAACAGTAAACAAAAAAGTCTTAAAAGCTCTAGAGTCTGATATCGTGCCGATTTTATGCTGCGGAGAATATCTTGAGCAAAGAGAACAAGGTGTAACAGTTGATCTTGTGAGACAACAGATCAAGGTTGGCTTGCTTGGTGTAACACCTGAAGATGCTAAAAAAGTTGTTATTGCTTATGAACCGATTTGGGCGATAGGCACAGGTGTTACTGCTACAAGTGATCAAGCAGAAGAAGTTTGTGCGGCTATTAGAGAATTACTTGTTGAGCTTTATGGAACAGAAGTTGCTGAAGCTATGAGAATTCAATATGGTGGTTCAGTTAATGCTGGAAATGCTGCTGAGTTATTCTCAAAACCAAATATTGATGGTGGTTTGGTTGGTGGTGCCAGCCTAACAACCGGATTTGGTGATATCGTTAACTTTAAGTAAGAGCATACGATAAGGTATATAAAGGGTTGCATCCCGCAACCCTTTATAATATCCTATTCAAACTTTTCATGGGTTATGGTATAATGATAATTAGAATCAATACTTAATACTTAATATTTAAGCTTTTGTATAACCTGTTATGCAAGTGCTTAAATATTAATATACATAGAAAAGGAGCAATGATGATGATAAAAAAACCAACAGTATTAATGATCTTAGACGGTTATGGGCTAAATGATAAAAAAGAGGGTAATGCCGTTTATTTGGCAAATAAGCCGGTTATGG from Petrocella atlantisensis includes:
- a CDS encoding sugar-binding transcriptional regulator — its product is MEAYTAALQKIIPKELTVLRRRYKVLRGIHLFQPIGRRSLSDRIHLSEKLIRTDTEFMRDEGFISSSGSGMMLEPMGIQLLNELKDFMEQIEGLSTIEEQIKDILECEEVVIVSGDADLDDEAIYNIGHAAAKVLLRNISNNDIIALTGGSTVHRMIEAIPSSPIKAKNVYVVPARGSLGNNVSFQANTLVAMLAEKIHSNYTLLNIPDNLSQKSLESVREEPEIQETLNKLIKSNILIYGIGNANKMSERRNLGQDIVKHLSDHHATAEALGYYFNQQGEVIYASRSIGITMDQMTELKYPIAVAGGHSKSDAILSVKKLLSRGCVIMDEGAANGVIALSKHK
- the gap gene encoding type I glyceraldehyde-3-phosphate dehydrogenase — protein: MTKIAINGFGRIGRLAFRQMFDAEGYEIVGINDLTDAKTLAHLLKYDSAQGRFGKEVTATEDSIIVEGKEIKIYAQRDPKELPWGELDVDVVLECTGFFADKDKASAHITAGAKKVVISAPATGDLKSVVFGVNENVLDGSETVVSAASCTTNCLAPMADTLNKLAKIEKGFMTTIHAYTNDQNTLDAPHAKGDLRRARAAAANIVPNTTGAAKAIGLVIPELNGVLDGAAQRVPVITGSLTELVSVVNGEVTVDQVNAAMKAAANASFGYNEEPIVSTDVIGITFGSLFDATQTKVTPLGNGQSLVKTVSWYDNENSYTSQMVRVIKYLDELSK
- a CDS encoding phosphoglycerate kinase, which encodes MFSKKTVEDIQVAGKQVLVRCDFNVPIIDGAITDINRLEGALPTINKLISEGAKVILCSHLGKPKGPDAKYSLAPVATKLSEMLGKEVVFAADDEVVGPKAKAAVEAMQDGDVVLLENTRFRAEESKNGEAFSKDLASLAQIFVNDAFGTAHRAHCSNVGVTEYMETSVVGYLMQKEIDYLGNAIENPERPFVAILGGAKVSDKIDVINNLLDKVNTIIIGGGMAYTFLKALGNDVGSSLLEGDKLNYALKMIDKAMEKNVRFLLPIDHVVAKEFKNDTEFKTVHRGGIEGEWMGLDIGPETQALYADAIKGAKTVIWNGPMGVFEFDNFANGTKAIAQALADADCISIIGGGDSAAAVNQLGFGERMSHISTGGGASLEFLEGKELPGLAAADNK
- the tpiA gene encoding triose-phosphate isomerase, translated to MRRMITAGNWKMNKTPKEAVALIEELIPLVKSEDTDVVFCVPAVDLVAAVEATKGTNIAIGAQNMHFEDKGAYTGEIAANMLTEIGVKYVVIGHSERREYFAETNETVNKKVLKALESDIVPILCCGEYLEQREQGVTVDLVRQQIKVGLLGVTPEDAKKVVIAYEPIWAIGTGVTATSDQAEEVCAAIRELLVELYGTEVAEAMRIQYGGSVNAGNAAELFSKPNIDGGLVGGASLTTGFGDIVNFK